One region of Zingiber officinale cultivar Zhangliang chromosome 7B, Zo_v1.1, whole genome shotgun sequence genomic DNA includes:
- the LOC122003681 gene encoding WD-40 repeat-containing protein MSI4-like, producing the protein MIIFFLRFVDKSVHMFDQCNLTSGGVGAPVHKLDGHKVAVLYVQWFLDKASIFRRAAEDGFLNIWDYEVYKSQVLQS; encoded by the exons ATGATCATATTTTTTCTCAGGTTTGTTGATAAGTCTGTGCATATGTTTGATCAATGTAACCTAACTTCTGGTGGTGTTGGTGCACCAGTACACAAACTTGATGGTCACAAGGTTGCTGTTCTCTATGTTCAG TGGTTTCTTGACAAAgcatcaatttttagaagagctgCTGAGGATGGCTTCCTCAATATATGGGATTATGAAG tttacaaatctcaagtactccagagttga